The DNA region ATCAAGGGAAACACCAGCCATAAGACCGGTTTCTTCCATTCTAATGTGAATAAGACGGCTAACCCAAGCATCAGTAGCAGCATATACTATCTGTTGATGTGTCAGCTCCTTGTTCGCCCAGTTGGAGCATTGAGCTCCTTTTGAAATCCTGAAATCCAGCAGGTTTGCAGCAAGGTTGCGCAATCCGTGAGTCTCAAGACCAATATGACGGGCGACCTCTCCCAAGTCAACCACACCTCTGTCTCTGAACGGGGACAGCTTCTGTAAATCTTTAATGTCGTCTCTGACGGCTACTCCGGTTTTTAGAATAGAGTCGTCGGCAAGCAACGAAATAAGAGGTTCACTAAAAGATACCCAGTTCAGCTGGATGAGGAAGACAACATCCGAGCACGCTAATTGAACCAAAGAAGGAAGATTAATTTTACCTTTTCTGAAAGTCGGCCTTGTTTCGGTATCAAAACCGAGCAAGTCCTCCTCCTTCATGCGGTTTACTGCATACTGCAGTTCACCTTCTGTGCGAATGAGACAAATGTCGCCATCATATCGCCGTAGCGGTAACGCATTTATCTCTTCTTTGGTAATTTTGCGCTTATATTGTTCTGGATCATACATCATAGTCATATTTCGTGGACTGTAAGATACATGACCGCGATGCTCACGTAAAGCACTTTGGCTAACTACGGTTCATGAACTACATCCTCGCAACACCTAAGAATATCGCATACAAAGATGTAACGAGCACTACAAATATATGAGTGACTCTGGGAGAAGCAATTCCGAAAAACCGAACTTCAGCCGCTCCATGCTTACAGACTGCGGTGCAATCCCGACATAATGAGCAGGAGAAGGCCGGCACCCCTGCCTCCAATCGCTCCGGCGTTATCGCATTGTACCGACAGACCGCAATGCAGGCATTACACTTTGTACAGTCTTTAGAAAAACGTAACCGCCAAGGGCTTATTTTTCCCAAAAGATTCGACATTACACCTAAAGGGCAAAACGAACTGCAATGCACCATCAGCTTCATTCGACGGCTCATAAAAAGCATGACCGCAACACCAGTCATTCCAAAGAGTGCAGCAAGCCAGACCGCAACAACTACCGGGACGCCTGACAACCCCATCCCGAGCGCGATTGCAAAAACAACTACAGCAAGAACAATGCGAACCTTAGGAGCCCATGCAGGCAGACGGCCTGTTCTACCTCTGTGGACACGGCTCATTCTATCATCCCATGCGCCAATGTAGCATAAGTGACTACACCATGCAGAACCCACAAGA from Halodesulfovibrio aestuarii DSM 17919 = ATCC 29578 includes:
- a CDS encoding 3'-5' exonuclease, which encodes MMYDPEQYKRKITKEEINALPLRRYDGDICLIRTEGELQYAVNRMKEEDLLGFDTETRPTFRKGKINLPSLVQLACSDVVFLIQLNWVSFSEPLISLLADDSILKTGVAVRDDIKDLQKLSPFRDRGVVDLGEVARHIGLETHGLRNLAANLLDFRISKGAQCSNWANKELTHQQIVYAATDAWVSRLIHIRMEETGLMAGVSLD